The following proteins are encoded in a genomic region of Drosophila bipectinata strain 14024-0381.07 chromosome XL, DbipHiC1v2, whole genome shotgun sequence:
- the LOC138926253 gene encoding uncharacterized protein encodes MVSISNSIKINIIQLIALTEEIFITTRGLDKLQKVIKVIDESLLSYKGKAKDNLDELRTANSNVRQQYKTCANHIFEWSVFIKNALDTIISNLKNPDLEIKKKETVWGMTSDTFTCGLDILKTASYDLNKLNGGILLHHLRKMKENLEQDKDNVQKRFNDEEKKHKMNKSVKRQSMFREQDLMEYVTNTYIFKYVGSYFKEDISPVEKALDKAIQIADQFIKDLEKYKSMLETVLHSNSTDTNIAQLLMKNPDLRDDFIPKLEQLQTTCLAYIKFRKSSQ; translated from the exons ATGGTTTCGATatcaaattcaataaaaataaacattatcCAACTGATTGCTTTAACCGAAGAGATCTTTATCACGACCAGGGGACTAGATAAACTGCAGAAGGTCATTAAGGTTATTGACGAGTCCCTGCTCAGCTACAAAGGAAAGGCCAAGGATAATCTGGATGAACTGCGCACCGCCAATAGTAATGTTCGCCAACAATACAAAACCTGTGCTAACCATATCTTCGAGTGGAGTGTTTTCATCAAAAATGCTCTCGATACCATAATTTCCAACTTGAAGAACCCGgatttagaaataaaaaaaaaagaaaccgtTTGGGGAATGACTTCTGATACATTCACCTGCGGCctagatattttaaaaacagcaTCAtacgatttaaataaattaaacggAGGCATTCTACTACATCATTTACggaaaatgaaagaaaatcttGAACAGGATAAAGACAACGTGCAAAAAAGATTTAATGACgaggaaaaaaaacacaaaatgaaCAAATCTGTAAAAAGGCAAAGTATGTTTAGGGAGCAAGATCTTATGGAATATGTTACGAATACGTATATTTTCAAATACGTGGGTAGCTACTTCAAAGAGGATATTTCCCCGGTTGAGAAGGCCCTAGATAAGGCAATTCAAATCGCGGACCAGTTCATCAAAGACTTGGAGAAATATAAATCTATGTTGGAAACAGTCTTACACTCCAATTCGACAGACACG AACATAGCCCAACTGTTAATGAAAAATCCCGACTTGCGAGATGATTTCATTCCCAAACTGGAGCAACTACAAACGACCTGTCTTGCATACATCAAATTCCGAAAATCTTCccaataa